The Bacillus sp. Y1 genome includes the window CAATCGCTTTAATACCCGTTTGAAGTGGCTCATGTACAGATTTACGATCCATAACACCAGGTGCTCCAGCTTCAATTGGACGAGATTTTGTTGTTTGGATTGGACCCATACCGTCAACCGGTTGTCCAAGAGGGTTTACCACGCGGCCAATTAGCTCTTCACCAACTGGAACCTCCATGATACGTCCTGTACGACGAACCTCGTCACCTTCACGAATATCAGTGAAAGGTCCAAGGATGATAATACCAACGTTATTTTCTTCTAGGTTTTGCGCCATACCCATAACGCCGTTCGAAAATTCAACTAGCTCACCTGACATTACATTGTCAAGACCATGAGCACGAGCAATTCCGTCACCAATTTGGATAACAGTACCTACATCACTCACTTGAATTTCCGACTGATAGTTTTCGATTTGCTGTTTTATCAGCGCACTAATTTCTTCAGCATTGATGCTCATGAGTTTCACCCCTATCTACGAATCTTAGCCTAACAATTGACGTTCCAAGCGCTCAAGCTTTCCGCGCAAGCTACCGTCGAAAATTCGGTTTCCGATTCGAAGCTTGATGCCGCCGAGCAGATTGGTATCAACAATATTTTCAATACGGAGAGATTGCTTCCCAACTTTAGCAGCAAACGTAGCAGATAATGCTTGTTGCTCAGCTTCTGTTAGTGGACGAGTAGAATACACTTTTGCCTCTGCAATTCCTCTTTCATCATTTGCGAATTCAATAAAATAATCAGCTACTGCTTCCATGTAGTCTTCACGATGACGATCAATTAAGATCATTAACGTATTTAGAACGTACACGCTAGCACCAGAGAATGCCTGATTAATAATCTCCTTTTTCTTCTCATTCGTAAGCTTAGGAGACTTTAAGACAACACCTAGGTCGCCGTTATTTTTTACTACATTTTTAACTACACGCATTTCATTTTCCATTTGGTCAAGAAGTTGATGCTCTTTTGCTAGTCGAAAAAGAGCTAACGCATAGCGCTTCGCTACAGTCGAATTGCTCATCGCCCTTCTCCTGCCTCTTGGATATATTCATTGATTAGCTTCTCTTGATCTGCTGTTGAAAGTTCTTTTTCAATCACTTTAGAAGCAATAAGTACAGATAATGAAGCTACTTGTTCACGAATTGCAGCAACCGCTTGCTCTTTTTGCTGTTCGATTTCAAGCTTAGCAGATTCTTTCAGACGGTCTGCTTCCGCACGCGCTAACGCGATAATTTCTTCACGCTGTACATCGCCTTGCTTTTTCGCATTTTCAATTAATCCTTGAGCTTCTGTACGAGCTTCTTTTAAAAGCGTACGTTGCTCTTCTAGTAATTGCTTTGCTTCACCGCGACTTTGTTCAGCAGCATTTATTTCTCCAGCAATATGCTCTTCACGTTGTTTCATGATGCCCATTAACGGACCCCATGCAAACTTCTTAAGTAATGCTAACAAGATGATGAAAGTTACTAATTGGAAAAGGATATCTCCACTATTAAACCCACCACCAGCTGAACCTAATACTAGACTGCTTGTTAACACCCTTGCTCACTCCCTTCAAGAGTCGTACACTTACAATTTATAACGTTACAAATGTTAATAGATGAACATAAAGGAATGGCGAAGCTGCACGTAATATGTTCTTCGCCATTGTTTTGTTAAAAATCCTAAATTAACCGCCGATAACCATGAACGCGATAACTACGCCGATGATCGGAACCGCTTCTACTAACGCTACCCCGATGAACATAGTTGTTTGAAGCATACCACGAGCTTCTGGTTGACGAGCGATACCCTCAACTGTTTTAGATACGATAAGACCGTTACCAATACCTGCACCTAGTGCCGCTAAACCGATTGCGATTGCTGCTGCTAAAAGACCCATTATAAAGTTCCTCCTTAAAATGTATAAACATGATTTTGTTATTTTTTGTTCATTAAATGAACGGGTATATATTAATGGTCATGACTCACTTTGTGTGCCAAGTAAACCATTGTTAACATGGTGAAGATAAACGCCTGAATCGCGCCGACAAAGATTGAGAACCCTTGCCAAGCAAGCATTGGAATAACCGCAGCGAGATGGCCGCCGACTCCAGTTGCTAGACTTCCTGCTAGTAACGTTAGAAGGATTTCTCCTGCATAAATGTTACCGTAGAGACGAAGCCCGAGTGTTAAGGTGTTTGCAAATTCTTCGATAAGTTTCAGCGGGAACAAGAACCACATTGGTCGAACGAAATCGCGACCGTATTCTTTTACTCCCTTCAGCTTTACACCATAATAGTGAGAAAGCCCGACGACCATCGTTGCTAATGTCAGTGTGATCACTGGATCAGCTGTTGGTGATTTCCACCACAATGTCCCGTCATAAGTAATTCCGAATGGAAGTCCAAGCATATTACATACGAATATATACATAATCAATGTAATACCTAGAATATGGAATCTTCCACCATCTTTCCAATCCATTGTACTATTAATGATTCCTTTGACGAAATCCATTACCCATTCGAAGAAGTTTTGTATCCCCGTTGGTTTCATAGCCAATGAGCGAGTGGAAAGCACTGCGATGATAAAGACAATCACACTAGCAATTGTTATCATCAAGACATTTGATAAGTTAAAGGTTAGGCCCATAAATTCTCTTAAAGGAGCTTCATGATGCACAGTATTCACCTCTCTTCCCCGCTATTTATGTGAATGAAATGCTTGAAGAAAAAAATCTATCATAATAACCACGTATGAGGTCATTAATCCAATAATTACGCTATATAAATGGAGCTTGTCAGGATATTCAAGAGTGATCATCACCGCTAAAACAGCTGTCGCCATTCTTGAAAACATGCCGAGGGAACGGACCTTTTCGCCTTTTGCTATCGCATCGCCGAATTTAATAGTCCTTCTGGCTAATAACCACAAATTAAAAAGGCTTAAGCTCGTACCTAAAATAAGCCCTAAAAAAATAGTTTGATATGAGGTAAATCCCCACCCTAAAACGTATAAAGCTAGTAAGAAGAATATGTACTTTCGTTGCCGGATGTAGATTGATTGTATTTCGGGCATCACTTATTATCTCCTGAAAAGAAATGTTGAATTAGTCTGATCATGGCATATACGCCAGCTGCTAATCCGAGGAGTAGTCCGATGATTAAAAAAAGCGGCTCGGTGTCCAGTGTACGGTCAAGCCATCTTCCGGCAAAAATGCCTATTAATACGGAGCCTACTAACTGCGAAAGAATCCCCGACATTAACGCCATTGCTTGATATGGACGACGTTTTTTTTGATTCATTTCAGGCACGTCCTTTTAAAGAGACTGGTAGATAGAATAATGTTTTCACTATGGACTTGCTCGTTTAGGAAAGCTATATTTATACAGTACCCATGTTGAAAACCCTATCATTAATACCCTTTGTAAGCATACAATAGGCACTTGTCAATGTCAATTAGTTTGGAGTGAAAAAGTTCACAATTCAAACAATAGAAATTCTCGTTCACATTATGTTCAAAAAGTTTTTTATTTTCCTATTGCAAATGGAGCGAGTGTTGTTCTCGCTCCATGTTTTCCTTACCGCTCTTTCACTTTCGAGACTGCAATCCCTGTTTCAACCATATCTTCTTTTCCAGCTTTTTTCGCAAAAACCTTTGCTAAGTATAATCCATTTTCTGGTAGTTGGTCAGGCAGGATGTCCATCTTCAGCATTCCTCTCCCTACATTCCGTTTCCAATCTAAGAATTTGACGAACCGATACGTGTCTGGATCAAAGAGAGCAATTCCAAATTCATCTGCTCCACCCGGCAAATACACTTCGTAATGGTACACACCCTGTTTATCTCCCGGACCAAACTCAAACCCCATAATACGAGGGTAGTTTGGTTCCTCCAATACATACAGGTATGGGACTCTCACCTTTTGAGAGCCAGCCATGATGGTCAAATGACCTTCATGTATCTTCTTCGTAAGTTCATTTGGATCCACACTCATCGTAACGTTCACCGTCTTTTCTTTTCCCGCATCTACCGAAAAAGATTGCGGCAGTTCAAACTGTATCCCATCTCTTTGATGAGGAACCTCGAATCGATAGGTCATGCGATGATTGCTTACATTCTTAAAGGTAAGCTGTTGTGTATGCTCATGCTGCCTTTCTACTAACTTGAACTTCCCAAATTGTAGGGAAGCTGGCTTTACGAGCGTATCGGTTTGGATGGCTTCAGGAATTCTTATTCTTCCTGCACCTTGCTCGTACGTTTTATAAGGAACGTTTTTTCCATCAACAATAGGAATGGCCGTATTCATGAGAGCAGCCTTGATATCTTCCGGTCCCCAATCAGGGTGAGCTTGCTTGATAAGAGCCGCGGCTCCAGCCACATGGGGAGCCGCCATACTTGTTCCTTGAAGGGCTAAGTACCCCCCAGGTATTGTGCTCTTTATCGCTACTCCCGGCGCTACCACATCCGGCTTAATCTCCCAAGTATCAGTAACAGGTCCTCTCGAACTAAAACTTGCAAGTAAATCCTTTTCTTCTATTATATTTGTTTTTGCAAGTATTTTTTGGCTAGCAATTGAGCTAACTATTTCTGAACCTACCTGTTTGGACATAGTCGCCACAGGTATATCGATGGGACGATCTAAGTTTCCAACAAATTCCCCATTCATATTGTTAAAAATAATCACCGCCACGGCACCTGCATTCTGTGCATACCATGCTTTTTCTGAAAAA containing:
- a CDS encoding F0F1 ATP synthase subunit B: MLTSSLVLGSAGGGFNSGDILFQLVTFIILLALLKKFAWGPLMGIMKQREEHIAGEINAAEQSRGEAKQLLEEQRTLLKEARTEAQGLIENAKKQGDVQREEIIALARAEADRLKESAKLEIEQQKEQAVAAIREQVASLSVLIASKVIEKELSTADQEKLINEYIQEAGEGR
- a CDS encoding S8 family serine peptidase gives rise to the protein MLIHPPIPEESPETEKVAIVTLPTQANEQQIKEIIQPYPDLELRHIFTEALNGFSVKGTNRSLDKLAQTNKVESVSPVSTYSVQSETNTEIIGAETIRGYFDPKNQRLTGKGITVGVIDTGIDYNHPDLRRSYKRGYDLVDIDDDPMETKGMYGQSTLHGTHVAGIIAANGKIQGVAPDAKIIAYRALGPGGSGTTEQVLAAIDKAIKDKVDVLNLSLGNNVNGPDLPISLALNKAVENGIVAVTSSGNSGPNMWTVGSPGTASKAISVGASTPILKVPYLTIDGRKDTLRLEPMQGSIDWKLDRSYEVVYGKLGKKEDLTDVAGKIALIQRGELTFSEKAWYAQNAGAVAVIIFNNMNGEFVGNLDRPIDIPVATMSKQVGSEIVSSIASQKILAKTNIIEEKDLLASFSSRGPVTDTWEIKPDVVAPGVAIKSTIPGGYLALQGTSMAAPHVAGAAALIKQAHPDWGPEDIKAALMNTAIPIVDGKNVPYKTYEQGAGRIRIPEAIQTDTLVKPASLQFGKFKLVERQHEHTQQLTFKNVSNHRMTYRFEVPHQRDGIQFELPQSFSVDAGKEKTVNVTMSVDPNELTKKIHEGHLTIMAGSQKVRVPYLYVLEEPNYPRIMGFEFGPGDKQGVYHYEVYLPGGADEFGIALFDPDTYRFVKFLDWKRNVGRGMLKMDILPDQLPENGLYLAKVFAKKAGKEDMVETGIAVSKVKER
- a CDS encoding F0F1 ATP synthase subunit delta, yielding MSNSTVAKRYALALFRLAKEHQLLDQMENEMRVVKNVVKNNGDLGVVLKSPKLTNEKKKEIINQAFSGASVYVLNTLMILIDRHREDYMEAVADYFIEFANDERGIAEAKVYSTRPLTEAEQQALSATFAAKVGKQSLRIENIVDTNLLGGIKLRIGNRIFDGSLRGKLERLERQLLG
- the atpE gene encoding F0F1 ATP synthase subunit C encodes the protein MGLLAAAIAIGLAALGAGIGNGLIVSKTVEGIARQPEARGMLQTTMFIGVALVEAVPIIGVVIAFMVIGG
- the atpB gene encoding F0F1 ATP synthase subunit A; this encodes MHHEAPLREFMGLTFNLSNVLMITIASVIVFIIAVLSTRSLAMKPTGIQNFFEWVMDFVKGIINSTMDWKDGGRFHILGITLIMYIFVCNMLGLPFGITYDGTLWWKSPTADPVITLTLATMVVGLSHYYGVKLKGVKEYGRDFVRPMWFLFPLKLIEEFANTLTLGLRLYGNIYAGEILLTLLAGSLATGVGGHLAAVIPMLAWQGFSIFVGAIQAFIFTMLTMVYLAHKVSHDH
- a CDS encoding ATP synthase subunit I: MPEIQSIYIRQRKYIFFLLALYVLGWGFTSYQTIFLGLILGTSLSLFNLWLLARRTIKFGDAIAKGEKVRSLGMFSRMATAVLAVMITLEYPDKLHLYSVIIGLMTSYVVIMIDFFLQAFHSHK
- a CDS encoding AtpZ/AtpI family protein, giving the protein MNQKKRRPYQAMALMSGILSQLVGSVLIGIFAGRWLDRTLDTEPLFLIIGLLLGLAAGVYAMIRLIQHFFSGDNK